A single genomic interval of Fusarium verticillioides 7600 chromosome 8, whole genome shotgun sequence harbors:
- a CDS encoding chitin synthase — translation MASRMSMYSMASEALGGGPQAAQVSTTTLLNAIHNIYLSSQPYQLDASTSLVVNTWLTAAQAGATVDATLAARAWEHARRRAEDGCVILGSLHQSTPSLLVPFLNTFPFAIPASVYKSLEALQPFLRCVTPYNASAPRQIALGVTLTLSLGGNVTGASLALSQRGIDTENGLLNIPTEAGYRAFDVFYYLLTSASTPAEREFLGLKSPSAYALLARSGTYEPPSYLITADDGAAADDFRQALKEIGIKGSAHRNFISTLAGLLKLGNTLDYDADSDDFEEICEDVSGLLGMEPEVLMQQLSTEDRRTLVGGLYEALVDWVISKANSAIAAQMLRIRDGDESIDGRGVRTPTSNEDGDTVSITVVEVPEPSIGRALAMRTIFDDTIGINAEMIEDGVEVHPVGSSVVREMQQAVSDVAPDLGIMTGPQGRDRQHDLEKREVILEKVAYGSEDDSFVKKLLFPVEGEGISLGRAGRFDLPALLSASRTWFHLSLHPTDDSPANLATLPAITSAWSAGTVSRQLRSWRLPEWANRRNRNLDYTADFDVDEFVGRYGALGCKDGKDGIETWMLERGWSNGEVFIGKERIWVREGPWWEAETMLDIKPAHSLQSMGQNPFTSGFDTSYSANPPNGSGFFPPPAMDNSLNGSNDQLMHTRNFSQGNMSQVTLNQHQNLNPQSAPSIAPSAMRNVQTTGDYGLGTKGDTYKGQVYYNEDGEFTGILDGELAKNKKIESKPLPFGRRAWIAFVWALTFWIPSPLLKFIGRMRRPDVRMAWREKFVLFFLIILINGMVVFWIIGFGKLLCPNANKAWNVKEVASHAEDEKAFWVAIHGKVYDITDFWQQQHSDTSIKVTKSNMLPLSGMVMDDYFMPPLNRACRGLGIKETTQLTFNDTITNPLAQHTSGFYTRDRTSALHDPDWYWKKFQPKIKEYYHGNLVWKKSKVKNEGENEQHMWATYGNEVYDLTDYLHTLDVNDNFDSYKFLNEDMVDLWKNSPGTDIKKDLDLLIANAKNETVSANLKNSWQCIQNIAYKGILDFRDSPRCQVNNYLLLAFAVIICIVTAVKFLAALQFGSKRRPSPQDKFVICQVPVYTEGEDSLRKALDSLTALQYDNKRKLICVICDGVVVGQGNDRPTPKIVLDILGVDPKVDPPALPFKSVGSSSEQLNYGKVYSGLYEFEGNVVPYIVVVKVGKESEQSKAKPGNRGKRDSQILLMSFLNRVHHRAPMSPLELEMFHQVNNIIGVDPELYEYLLMVDADTCVEEDSLNRLVAACAHNAKIAGICGETTLENDEKTWWTMIQVYEYFISHHLAKAFESLFGSVTCLPGCFTMYRLRSVDKGKPLIISDAVIKDYSVCDVDTLHKKNLLSLGEDRYLTTLMTKYFPEMSYKFIPDAQCKTAAPESWSVLLSQRRRWINSTIHNLVELMQLKELCGFCCFSMRFVVFIDLCGTIILPSTCVYIGYLIYILATGSGPIPYISIAMIAAVYGLQALIFILKRQWQHIGWMIIYLLAFPIYSFILPLYSFWNQDNFSWGNTRIVIGEKGTKQVVAVDDEGFDPRSIPLQRWDDYALANNLPGRRGGYQEKTDYSYGDNYELDEIKSVYSAGPQGSVLTGMPGRNTYMPPQSPAFNNGRTSTMGFQDSPMQHRQSMMSMGTGVHDMRSQSPYQDYPGQHPSVSNLRGQANLSPATGGGHSRSGTALGFSSGARSPMPDAMRSQSSFDFQHGHAGPNDMAIVESIRSVLCEVDLDTVTKKQVRALVEQRLQTELVGERRTFMDRQIDHELENM, via the exons ATGGCCAGCCGAATGTCCATGTACTCGATGGCTTCAGAGGCCCTGGGTGGTGGTCCTCAAGCCGCCCAGGTGTCCACCACAACTCTCCTGAACGCCATCCACAACATCTACCTGTCTTCTCAGCCCTATCAACTCGATGCCAGCACCAGTCTAGTTGTCAATACATGGCTTACCGCTGCTCAGGCTGGAGCTACTGTTGATGCTACTCTCGCTGCTCGAGCTTGGGAACATGCAAGACGCCGTGCTGAGGATGGCTGTGTGATCTTGGG ATCACTCCACCAGTCAACTCCTTCATTGCTCGTGCCTTTCCTCAACACTTTCCCCTTCGCCATTCCTGCTTCCGTCTACAAGTCTCTGGAAGCTTTACAGCCGTTCCTCCGATGCGTTACTCCCTACAATGCTTCCGCTCCACGACAGATCGCTCTTGGCGTTACACTGACCTTGAGTTTGGGAGGAAATGTTACAGGCGCCTCGCTTGCTTTATCCCAACGTGGCATCGACACTGAGAACGGCTTGCTCAATATCCCCACCGAGGCTGGCTACCGTGCTTTCGATGTCTTTTATTATCTCCTGACATCAGCATCGACACCCGCCGAGAGGGAATTCTTAGGCCTCAAATCCCCTTCAGCGTATGCCCTATTGGCTCGTTCCGGCACCTATGAGCCACCATCCTACCTGATCACCGCCGACGATGGTGCTGCGGCCGATGACTTCCGTCAAGCACTGAAGGAGATCGGTATCAAGGGCTCTGCCCACCGCAACTTCATTTCCACACTTGCTGGTctgctcaagctcggcaACACTCTCGACTACGATGCCGACTCAGACGATTTCGAGGAGATTTGCGAGGATGTTAgtggtcttcttggcatgGAACCAGAGGTGCTCATGCAGCAGCTAAGCACTGAGGACCGTCGAACACTCGTTGGTGGTTTGTACGAGGCTCTTGTCGACTGGGTGATTTCGAAGGCCAACAGCGCTATTGCTGCTCAGATGCTTCGCATTCGAGATGGCGACGAGTCCATCGATGGCCGCGGTGTGCGCACTCCAACCTCTAACGAGGACGGTGATACCGTGTCAATCACAGTTGTTGAAGTTCCCGAGCCCTCGATTGGCCGGGCCCTAGCTATGCGTACCATTTTCGATGATACCATTGGAATTAACGCTGAGATGattgaggatggtgtcgagGTCCACCCCGTTGGGTCTTCTGTGGTTCGTGAGATGCAGCAAGCCGTTTCTGATGTCGCACCTGATCTGGGCATCATGACTGGCCCCCAGGGAAGGGACCGCCAACATGATCTCGAGAAGCGGGAGGTCATTTTGGAGAAGGTTGCTTATGGATCCGAAGATGATAGTTTCGTAAAGAAGCTGTTGTTCCCTGTCGAGGGTGAAGGAATCAGCCTTGGTCGCGCAGGTCGTTTCGATCTACCTGCCCTTTTGAGTGCCAGCCGTACTTGGTTCCATCTTTCCCTTCATCCTACGGATGACTCGCCTGCCAACTTGGCCACTCTCCCTGCCATCACTTCGGCATGGTCAGCTGGTACAGTCTCCCGCCAGCTTCGCTCATGGAGACTTCCCGAGTGGGCTAACCGCCGCAATCGCAACCTTGATTACACCGCTGACTTCGACGTCGACGAGTTTGTTGGTCGATACGGCGCTCTAGGTTgcaaggatggcaaagacGGCATCGAGACCTGGATGCTCGAGAGAGGATGGAGCAATGGCGAAGTCTTTATCGGCAAGGAGCGGATCTGGGTTAGGGAAGGTCCTTGGTGGGAGGCAGAGACCATGCTTGATATCAAGCCCGCTCACAGTCTTCAGAGCATGGGCCAAAATCCTTTCACTTCTGGTTTTGACACAAGTTATTCAGCCAACCCTCCCAATGGCAGCGGTTTTTTCCCTCCTCCTGCTATGGACAACAGCTTGAACGGAAGCAATGATCAGCTGATGCACACTCGCAACTTCAGCCAAGGCAACATGAGCCAGGTTACCTTGAACCAGCATCAGAACCTCAACCCCCAATCAGCACCCTCCATTGCTCCCTCGGCTATGCGCAACGTTCAGACCACCGGTGACTACGGTCTCGGTACCAAGGGTGACACATATAAGGGTCAAGTCTATTACAACGAGGATGGTGAGTTCACCGGGATTTTGGATGGCGAacttgccaagaacaagaagatcgagtcCAAGCCTTTGCCTTTCGGTCGCCGAGCATGGATTGCTTTCGTTTGGGCCCTGACTTTCTGGATTCCTTCgcctcttctcaagttcattgGCCGTATGCGACGACCCGATGTTCGCATGGCCTGGCGTGAGAAAttcgttctcttcttcctgattATTCTTATCAACGGCATGGTCGTCTTCTGGATTATCGGTTTCGGAAAGCTTTTATGCCCCAATGCAAACAAGGCATGGAatgtcaaggaggttgctaGCCACGCAGAGGACGAAAAGGCCTTCTGGGTAGCCATCCACGGAAAGGTTTACGACATCACCGATTTCTGGCAACAACAGCACAGTGATACCAGCATCAAGGTCACAAAGTCCAACATGCTGCCTCTTTCTGGTATGGTCATGGATGACTACTTCATGCCTCCCCTGAACAGGGCTTGTAGAGGCCTTGGTATCAAGGAGACGACTCAGCTCACCTTCaacgacaccatcaccaatcCCCTGGCCCAGCACACTTCCGGCTTTTATACCCGTGATCGTACCAGTGCGCTTCATGATCCCGACTGGTACTGGAAGAAGTTCCagcccaagatcaaggaataCTACCATGGCAATCTTgtttggaagaagagcaaggtcaagaacgaggGTGAAAACGAGCAACACATGTGGGCCACCTATGGCAACGAGGTGTATGATCTTACTGATTACTTACATACCCTCGACGTCAACGACAACTTTGATTCGTACAAGTTCCTTAACGAAGATATGGTAGACCTGTGGAAGAACAGCCCTGGAACTGACATTAAGAAGGATCTCGACCTGCTTATCGCCAATGCAAAGAACGAGACTGTCAGTGCCAACCTTAAGAACAGTTGGCAGTGCATTCAAAACATTGCGTATAAGGGTATCCTTGATTTCCGTGATTCGCCACGATGCCAGGTCAACAACTACCTTCTTCTGGCTTTCGCTGTCATCATTTGCATCGTCACCGCTGTCAAGTTCCTTGCTGCCCTTCAGTTCGGATCCAAGCGACGTCCCTCACCGCAGGACAAGTTTGTCATCTGCCAAGTCCCTGTCTACACCGAGGGTGAAGATTCTCTTCGAAAGGCTCTCGATTCATTAACCGCCCTTCAGTACGACAACAAGCGCAAGCTCATCTGTGTCATTTGTGATGGTGTCGTCGTTGGTCAAGGTAATGATCGCCCCACCCCCAAGATTGTTCTCGACATTCTTGGCGTTGATCCCAAGGTTGATCCTCCTGCGCTTCCTTTCAAGTCCGTTGGCTCTAGCAGTGAGCAACTCAACTACGGCAAGGTTTACTCTGGTCTCTACGAGTTTGAGGGCAACGTTGTTCCCTacatcgtcgtcgtcaaggTCGGAAAGGAGTCTGAGCAGTCAAAGGCCAAACCTGGTAACCGTGGCAAGCGTGATTCTCAGATCCTGCTTATGAGCTTCCTCAACCGTGTCCACCACCGAGCACCCATGTCTCCCCTTGAGCTTGAAATGTTCCATCAggtcaacaacatcattggtGTGGACCCTGAGCTTTATGAGTACCTTCTCATGGTCGATGCCGATACCTGTGTCGAGGAAGACTCGCTCAAccgtcttgttgctgcttgtGCTCACAACGCCAAGATTGCTGGTATTTGTGGTGAAACTACCCTGGAGAACGATGAAAAGACCTGGTGGACCATGATCCAGGTTTACGAATATttcatctctcatcatcttgcaaAGGCCTTCGAATCTCTGTTTGGCAGTGTTACTTGCTTGCCTGGATG CTTCACCATGTACCGTCTCCGAAGTGTTGACAAGGGCAAGCCTCTCATCATTTCTGATGCTGTTATCAAGGACTACAGTGTTTGTGATGTGGACACCCTCCACAAGAAGAACCTTCTTTCTCTAGGCGAGGATCGCTATCTTACCACCTTGATGACCAAGTACTTCCCTGAGATGTCCTACAAGTTCATTCCCGATGCCCAGTGTAAGACCGCTGCCCCCGAGTCGTGGAGTGTTCTGTTGTCTCAACGTCGACGATGGATCAACTCGACCATCCACAACCTTGTTGAACTCATGCAACTGAAGGAGCTCTGTGGTTTCTGCTGTTTCAGTATGCGCTTTGTTGTGTTTATTGATCTTTGCGGTACCATTATTCTCCCCTCGACCTGTGTCTACATTGGTTACCTTATCTACATTCTGGCCACCGGCTCTGGACCCATTCCATACATCTCAATTGCTATGATTGCTGCTGTTTATGGTCTCCAGGCTCTTATATTCATTCTCAAGAGGCAGTGGCAGCacattggatggatgatcaTCTACCTCCTTGCTTTCCCCATTTACTCCTTCATCCTTCCCCTCTACTCTTTCTGGAACCAGGACAACTTCTCGTGGGGTAACACCCGTATCGTCATTGGAGAGAAGGGCACCAAGCAGGTCGTCgctgttgacgatgaaggctTCGACCCTCGCTCTATTCCTCTGCAGCGTTGGGATGACTACGCTCTAGCTAACAACCTGCCTGGACGTCGTGGTGGGTACCAGGAGAAGACCGACTATTCCTATGGTGACAACtatgagcttgatgagatcaagtcTGTGTACTCTGCTGGCCCTCAGGGCTCTGTCTTGACTGGTATGCCTGGCCGCAACACCTACATGCCTCCTCAGTCCCCCGCCTTCAACAACGGTCGCACATCGACCATGGGCTTCCAAGATTCTCCCATGCAGCATCGACAGTCAATGATGTCTATGGGCACAGGTGTTCATGACATGCGCAGCCAGTCACCATACCAGGACTACCCTGGCCAACATCCCAGCGTGAGCAACCTCCGTGGTCAGGCCAACCTTTCACCCGCCACTGGCGGTGGACATAGCCGATCTGGCACTGCTCTGGGCTTCAGCAGTGGTGCTCGATCTCCCATGCCGGATGCCATGCGATCGCAGTCATCGTTCGACTTCCAGCATGGCCACGCGGGGCCCAACGACATGGCTATCGTCGAGTCTATTCGCTCAGTTCTGTGCGAGGTTGACCTAGACACtgtgaccaagaagcaagtTCGCGCTCTAGTAGAGCAGCGTCTTCAGACCGAGCTTGTTGGTGAACGTCGAACATTTATGGATCGACAGATCGACCACGAGCTGGAGAACATGTAG
- a CDS encoding chitin synthase has translation MAMSLPQLGGAGGPHTQPSLPSLPAHLQSDTHLTAHLASRFHVSHPTARLSSHALISLNTYTNSSKGPDGGKEGSAMAGAEEIADRAFLRLGHRSENQAVVFLGESGAGKSTIRAHLLTALLNKSSTPLSTKLSLAAYVFDSLTTTKTATTPTASKSGLFYELQYDTSATTNPVLIGGKLLDHRLERSRIADVPTGERNFHVLYYLLAGTSEAEKSHLGLDGGSVTGTTQKRWKYLGHPTQLKVGINDAEGFQVFKNALRKLEFPRAEIAEICQILASILHIGQLEFETTSQTSVTGDDSGGFSHEGGTTITAVKNKDVLSIIAAFLGVSAADLQTTLGYKTKMIHRERVTVMLDPNGARAHAGELARTLYSLLVAWILETINQRLCAPEESIANTVSIVDFPGFCQQTPTGSALDQLLNNAATECIYNLTLQNFFDRKADMLESEEVSVAATSYFDNSDAVRGILKPGNGLLSILDDQTRRNRTDMQFLEALRRRFDGKNAAIEVGSAQAKLPGSNFMTENTSAVFTVKHFAGEVDYPVKGLIEENGEIISGDLLNMINGTKSEFVARLFGQDALQTVTHPNERTTVMQATVSSKPMRAPSVMSRKTHRTGRPSTAYKRQQQEAMEELDQQSQAGESKKNAKMTLDQGASGQFLASLDNVQKAVTDPGTNSYFVFCLKPNDRRIANQFDSKCVRMQVQTFGIAEISQRLRSADFSLFLPFGEFLGMTDAETILVGSERERAEMVIEEKQWPQNEVRVGATGVFLSERCWMEIAQLGEAVSVAGRYGGLPSSDAGDGLTPAESMAFGASKEHLVSGGNTPLMYGEKAKGGYFTDDTRSEAGVSAFGGGDMFKNLDTREQMAERGNEKSLEEVEEYRDKPSRKRWVALVFFLTWFIPDFAIRLIGRMPRKDVRMAWREKVAINMLIWLMCAVAAFFMVGFPTLICPKQYVYSSNELSSYDGNKGSKGAYVAIRGFVIDLNAFIPNHYPGSNLVSEDTLLNYAGKDISALFPIQVSALCQGKDGQIPPEVTLDNRNTNITGQPQLLASRDIDVNSVYHDFRYYTNDSRPDWYFEQMYTFKHVYLKGRMGYSPKYVKKLARDSSWNVVTIHGKVYDMTKYLQGGLRLKAKAGKPTPNIPGATDFMEDSVVQLFRSAKGQDVSKYWDNIKLSPVKKQRMETCLNNLFYIGDSDTRNSVRCQFATYFILAISVMLASILVFKFLAALQFGGKNVPENLDKFVMCMIPAYTEDEDSLRRAIDSLSRMKYDDKRKLLVVVCDGMIIGQGNDRPTPRIVLDILGVSETVDPEPLSFEALGEGMKQHNMGKIYSGLYEVQGHIVPFMVIVKVGKPSEVSRPGNRGKRDSQMVLMRFLNRVHYNLAMSPMELEMYHQIRNIIGVNPTFYEYLFQIDADTVVAPDSATRMISAFIDDTRLIACCGETALTNAKGSFITMIQVYEYWISHNLSKAFESLFGSVTCLPGCFSMYRIRAAETGKPLFVSKEIVEDYSTIRVDTLHMKNLLHLGEDRYLTTLLLKYHSKYKTKYLFSAQAWTIAPDSWSVFLSQRRRWINSTVHNLAELIPLAQLCGFCCFSMRFVVFIDLLSTIVQPVIVMYIVYLIYQVATNPSVVPITAFLLLGAIYGLQAVIFILRRKWEMVGWMIMYIAAIPVFSFGLPLYSFWHMDDFNWGNTRVIAGEAGKKIVVSDEGKFDPSSIPRKKWEEYQAELWETQTQTARDDVRSEISGYSYATKAQGPFSEYGGGYQPSRPGSTAGFGHQNMSRMSLAHSEMPGNRASQFGGSQFFSPEEMVGMPSDDALLAEIRDILKTADLMTVTKKGIKQELERRFNVPLDAKRAYINSATEALLSGQL, from the exons atggccatgagcCTCCCACAGCTCGGCGGCGCAGGAGGCCCTCACACTCAACCCTCTTTGCCATCGCTGCCTGCACATCTTCAATCCGACACGCATCTCACTGCTCATCTCGCCAGTCGCTTCCATGTCTCGCATCCTACCGCTCGGCTGTCTTCTCACGccctcatctctctcaacaccTATACCAACTCCTCAAAGGGTCCCGATGGTGGCAAGGAAGGTAGCGCCATGGCTGGCGCCGAGGAAATCGCTGACAGAGCCTTTCTGCGATTAGGACATAGATCCGAGAACCAAGCTGTTGTCTTTTT GGGTGAATCTGGCGCTGGAAAGTCTACTATTCGAGCCCACCTCCTGActgctcttctcaacaaatCGTCAACGCCTCTGTCCACAAAGCTCTCTCTCGCCGCATATGTCTTTGATAGTCTCACAACTACCAAGACTGCTACAACACCCACTGCTTCCAAGTCCGGGCTCTTCTACGAGTTGCAGTACGATACTTCAGCCACCACAAACCCTGTTCTGATTGGTGGTAAGCTCTTAGATCATCGCCTGGAGCGTAGCCGTATCGCCGATGTTCCTACAGGAGAGCGCAACTTCCACGTTCTGTACTATCTTCTTGCCGGAACAAGCGAGGCTGAAAAGTCTCATCTCGGCTTGGACGGTGGTTCTGTCACTGGAACCACTCAAAAACGATGGAAGTATCTCGGCCATCCCACTCAGCTCAAGGTCGGAATCAACGACGCCGAGGGTTTCCAAGTTTTCAAGAATGCTCTGCGAAAGCTGGAATTTCCTCGCGCTGAAATTGCCGAGATTTGCCAAATTCTCGCCAGTATTCTTCACATCGGTCAACTAGAGTTTGAGACAACTAGCCAGACCAGCGTAACTGGCGATGATAGTGGTGGCTTCTCCCACGAGGGTGGTACAACCATCACCgctgtcaagaacaaggatgttctcagcatcatcgctGCTTTCCTTGGTGTCAGCGCCGCTGACCTCCAGACCACCCTGGGATATAAGACCAAGATGATTCACCGAGAACGTGTCACTGTTATGCTCGACCCCAACGGTGCCCGTGCCCACGCTGGAGAGCTTGCCCGAACACTCTACTCCCTTCTCGTTGCTTGGATTCTCGAGACCATCAACCAGCGACTTTGTGCACCCGAGGAGTCTATTGCCAACACTGTCTCGATCGTCGATTTCCCTGGGTTCTGTCAGCAAACTCCCACTGGCTCTGCGCTCGACCAACTTCTCAATAATGCCGCTACCGAATGCATTTACAACCTTACTCTCCAGAACTTCTTCGACCGCAAGGCTGACATGCTGGAGTCTGAGGAAGTCAGTGTTGCTGCGACCAGCTATTTCGACAATTCGGACGCTGTTCGAGGCATCCTGAAGCCcggcaatggccttctcagcattCTCGATGATCAAACTCGACGAAACCGAACAGATATGCAGttccttgaggctctccGAAGACGTTTCGATGGCAAGAACGCTGCTATCGAGGTTGGCTCTGCTCAAGCTAAGCTTCCTGGAAGCAACTTCATGACTGAGAATACCTCTGCCGTCTTCACCGTGAAGCACTTTGCTGGTGAGGTGGATTACCCTGTCAAGGGACTCATCGAGGAGAACGGCGAGATCATCTCTGGTGATCTCCTCAATATGATCAACGGTACCAAGAGCGAGTTTGTTGCTCGTCTTTTCGGCCAAGACGCTCTCCAGACCGTGACTCACCCCAATGAACGCACTACTGTTATGCAGGCTACTGTCAGCTCAAAGCCTATGCGAGCGCCTAGTGTCATGTCTAGAAAGACGCACCGAACTGGTCGCCCCAGCACAGCTTACAAgcgccagcagcaagagGCTATGGAGGAGTTAGATCAGCAGAGCCAAGCTGGAGAGTCTAAGAAGAACGCCAAGATGACTCTCGATCAAGGTGCTTCAGGCCAGTTCCTTGCCTCGCTGGACAATGTCCAGAAGGCTGTCACTGACCCCGGCACCAACTCATATTTCGTCTTTTGCTTGAAGCCCAACGATCGACGAATTGCAAACCAGTTCGACAGTAAGTGCGTTCGTATGCAGGTCCAAACTTTTGGTATTGCAGAAATCAGCCAGCGTCTTCGATCTGCCGATTTCAGTTTATTCTTGCCTTTCGGCGAGTTTTTGGGTATGACAGATGCGGAGACAATTTTGGTTGGCAGTGAACGAGAACGTGCTGAGATGGtcattgaggagaagcagtGGCCCCAGAATGAAGTCAGAGTTGGTGCCACTGGTGTTTTCCTTAGTGAACGCTGCTGGATGGAGATTGCCCAGCTCGGGGAGGCAGTCTCAGTTGCTGGCCGCTACGGTGGCCTGCCCTCATCCGATGCTGGCGATGGTCTCACACCTGCTGAGTCTATGGCTTTCGGCGCCTCCAAGGAGCATTTGGTTTCCGGTGGCAATACCCCTCTCATGTACggtgagaaggccaagggtgGTTACTTCACCGACGATACTCGATCCGAGGCTGGTGTTTctgcctttggtggtggtgacatgttcaagaacctcgacacACGTGAGCAGATGGCTGAGCGAGGCAACGAGAAGTCTctcgaggaggttgaggagtaCCGAGATAAGCCTAGCCGCAAGCGCTGGGTAgctctcgtcttcttcctcactTGGTTCATCCCCGACTTTGCCATCAGGCTGATCGGACGTATGCCTCGAAAGGATGTTCGTATGGCCTGGAGAGAAAAGGTGGCGATTAACATGCTCATTTGGTTGATGTGTGCCGTCGCCGCCTTCTTCATGGTCGGATTCCCCACGCTCATTTGTCCCAAGCAGTATGTTTACAGCTCCAACGAACTCTCTTCCTACGACGGCAACAAGGGCAGCAAGGGTGCCTACGTTGCTATCCGCGGCTTCGTTATTGACCTCAATGCCTTCATTCCCAACCATTATCCTGGTAGCAACCTTGTCAGTGAGGATACTCTCTTGAACTATGCCGGCAAGGATATCAGCGCTCTTTTCCCCATCCAAGTGTCTGCTCTTTGCCAGGGCAAAGACGGTCAGATTCCTCCTGAGGTCACTCTTGACAACcgaaacaccaacatcactggCCAGCCAcagcttcttgcttccagaGATATTGATGTCAACTCCGTCTACCATGATTTCCGTTATTACACCAACGACAGCCGACCTGATTGGTACTTCGAGCAGATGTACACCTTTAAGCATGTCTACCTCAAGGGTCGCATGGGTTACAGCCCCAAATATGTGAAGAAACTGGCCCGAGACAGTTCTTGGAACGTTGTCACTATTCACGGAAAGGTTTACGACATGACCAAGTACCTCCAGGGTGGTCTCCgcctcaaggccaaggccggCAAGCCTACTCCCAATATTCCAGGTGCCACAGACTTCATGGAGGACAGTGTTGTCCAGCTGTTCCGAAGTGCCAAGGGTCAGGATGTTTCCAAGTACTGGGATaacatcaagctcagccCTGTCAAGAAACAACGCATGGAGACCTGCCTGAACAACCTCTTCTACATTGGTGACTCAGATACTCGAAACTCCGTCCGTTGTCAGTTCGCTACGTACTTCATCTTGGCTATTTCAGTCATGCTGGCATCTATCTTGgtcttcaagttccttgCTGCGCTCCAATTCGGTGGCAAGAACGTGCccgagaaccttgacaagttcgTCATGTGTATGATTCCCGCTTAtaccgaagatgaagactcGTTGCGACGTGCTATTGACTCGCTTTCTCGCATGAAGTATGATGATAagcgcaagcttcttgtcgttgtCTGTGACGGTATGATTATCGGTCAAGGTAACGACAGGCCTACGCCTCGCATCGTGCTGGATATTCTTGGTGTCTCCGAGACCGTCGACCCCGAGCCTCTCAGTTTCGAGGCTCTCGGTGAGGGTATGAAGCAGCATAATATGGGTAAGATCTACTCGGGTCTTTACGAGGTCCAAGGCCACATCGTCCCCTTTATGGTCATTGTCAAGGTGGGCAAGCCTTCTGAGGTTTCTCGCCCCGGTAACCGTGGTAAACGAGACTCCCAGATGGTTCTCATGCGTTTCCTCAACCGCGTCCACTACAACCTCGCCATGAGTCCCATGGAGCTGGAGATGTATCACCAGATCCGCAATATTATTGGCGTGAATCCAACCTTCTACGAATATCTTTTCCAAATCGATGCCGATACTGTCGTCGCTCCAGACTCAGCTACTCGAATGATTTCAGCCTTCATCGATGATACTCGCCTGATTGCTTGCTGTGGTGAAACCGCTctcaccaacgccaagggCTCTTTCATCACTATGATTCAGGTCTACGAGTACTGGATATCACATAACTTGTCCAAGGCATTCGAGAGTTTGTTCGGCTCAGTCACTTGTTTGCCTGGTTGTTTCTCCATGTACCGAATTCGCGCTGCGGAGACCGGCAAGCCTTTGTTCGTCAGCAAGGAGATCGTTGAAGACTACTCCACGATTCGTGTTGATACTCTGCACATGAAGAACTTGCTCCATCTTGGTGAGGATCGATATCTCACAACCTTGCTCCTCAAGTATCACTCCAAGTATAAGACAAAGTACCTCTTCAGCGCACAAGCCTGGACTATTGCTCCTGACTCCTGgtctgtcttcttgtctcaGCGACGTCGTTGGATCAACTCTACCGTACACAACTTGGCTGAGCTTATTCCTTTGGCCCAGCTTTGCGGCTTCTGCTGTTTCAGTATGCGTTTTGTTGTCTTCATCGATCTTCTGAGCACTATCGTCCAACCTGTCATTGTCATGTATATCGTGTACCTGATTTACCAAGTCGCTACCAACCCGTCAGTTGTGCCTATTACAgctttcttgttgcttggtgCCATCTACGGTCTACAggctgtcatcttcatcctccgACGCAAGTGGGAGATGGTTGGTTGGATGATCATGTATATTGCTGCCATTCctgtcttctctttcggTCTGCCCCTGTACTCCTTCTGGCATATGGATGACTTCAACTGGGGTAACACTCGAGTTATTGCTGGCGAAGccggcaagaagatcgtTGTTTCAGACGAGGGCAAGTTTGATCCCAGCTCGATCCCTCGCAAGAAGTGGGAGGAGTACCAAGCCGAGCTATGGGAGACACAGACCCAGACTGCTCGTGATGATGTGCGATCAGAGATCTCTGGTTACAGTTATGCTACCAAGGCTCAGGGACCCTTCTCTGAGTACGGTGGTGGCTACCAGCCCAGCCGCCCTGGCTCAACAGCTGGCTTCGGCCACCAGAACATGTCTCGCATGTCTCTGGCCCATTCTGAGATGCCTGGCAACCGTGCGAGCCAGTTTGGTGGCTCACAATTCTTCTCTCCCGAGGAGATGGTTGGCATGCCTAGTGATGATGCCCTCCTCGCCGAGATTCGCGACATCCTCAAGACAGCCGACTTGATGACTGTCACCAAGAAGGGCATAAAGCAAGAGCTGGAGAGGCGATTTAATGTTCCTCTAGACGCGAAGAGGGCCTATATCAACTCTG CAACTGAAGCCCTGCTTTCTGGCCAATTGTAG